Part of the Cyanobacteria bacterium FACHB-DQ100 genome, CGAATTTCAGTTCAAAGCACCGAATACGGGAACGGCTTCGGCCCCGCAACCACGGGGTTAAGGGTTACGATCGACGCACATTCAAGCAGCACCAATCTCCCCGTTTCCAGAGTGCGGCGACGATCCAACCATTTGCTTCTAAGGTGTCCGCAACAGGCTTTGCTTGATCGAGTAAAATTCCGCTTAAGATTCCCCAACTGCTTGGTTTAACAAGCGGTTCCCATTGTGGAATTAAATCGATGATTACTTCTGCCAAAATATTGCACACTAAACCATCGACGGGCTGATCAATCATTTTCACCAATTCTTCAATGCTGCCTTGAGCCGTGATTAATCGGCTCGAATCGATGTGATTGAGTTCGATATTCTCTAGGGTTGCTTTTACTGCCAGTGGGTCAGTATCAACCGCATAGGCTTTCTTTGCTCCAAGCAACAATGCGCCGACCGAGAGAATACCCGATCCACAGCCAATGTCCACGATCGTCACATTCTCCGAATCAGCACCCACCCGCATCTCCAACGCTTCTAAGCAGAGTTGCGTGGTGGCATGATCGCCAGTTCCGAAGGCGACTCCGGGTTCGAGCTGCATTATAATTCGATCGCTCTTTTCGGGCAGGGGCAACCAAGCCGGATTAATCAAGAATCGATCGCCGACTTCCTGCGGTTTCCAGTAGGTTTTCCAGCTACTTGCCCAATCTTCTTCGTCGATGATGCGCCACTGCACGATCGGCGCTGACAACTTCATACAAAGCGCATCCTGTTTTAGCAACAATGCCAGCGCCGATAGATCTAATAGCTGTACCTGTTGCTGTGGTACATAGGCGGACACCAAGGACGATGATCCTTTGCTTTGGCTCGAAGCACCCCGACAACCAAAGTTATCAAAGCGCCAGATCACGGTTTCTTCTAATGCTGTATCACAGAGAACTTGAATTTCCCACCAACTGTTTGACATAGAGTGCGCGATTAGATGAAGGATAGGGAGGTGGGGAGTAGGGAGTAGGAGAA contains:
- a CDS encoding 50S ribosomal protein L11 methyltransferase: MSNSWWEIQVLCDTALEETVIWRFDNFGCRGASSQSKGSSSLVSAYVPQQQVQLLDLSALALLLKQDALCMKLSAPIVQWRIIDEEDWASSWKTYWKPQEVGDRFLINPAWLPLPEKSDRIIMQLEPGVAFGTGDHATTQLCLEALEMRVGADSENVTIVDIGCGSGILSVGALLLGAKKAYAVDTDPLAVKATLENIELNHIDSSRLITAQGSIEELVKMIDQPVDGLVCNILAEVIIDLIPQWEPLVKPSSWGILSGILLDQAKPVADTLEANGWIVAALWKRGDWCCLNVRRS